The following are from one region of the Streptomyces decoyicus genome:
- a CDS encoding tetratricopeptide repeat protein, with protein sequence MSEQHPRGNIGAPEAVAHGHGRVFQADGDQHITEHHHHYGGDATGQPFPQQPPGAREAGPDSIRVPLAAPKPVVVRDRDEAKAKLVSAVTTRDGARIHVLHGMGGCGKTTLARFVFDETVSGRAVEGFWVSAASRSALRAGMLSVAAERGATTAELDAVHRGHRPAADLVWGYLDRPGTPWILVMDNADDPTFLDGGWLRSSRHGTVLVTTRQAQSPVWTDAELHHIGLLPPQDAALVLSDLAPATGSDKDALELAQAVGRLPLALTLVGSQLSDQLLEAVTMADFRRRLAHQPSVQIDNGSVPWDSDMRRTLGSTWQLSLDALAERGLPDAGTLMRVFSCFAPDPLPISLIRPGELEAAGLGRLQPPLSSSRVAVCLRGLIGQALVLVEDYPGQGGEPPTRIVQLHALVLDTVFGGIPARMRAPLLVAAASLFLRARPEEVPTPAGDRMRNMMAPHAVQLLRNAEAEGGEQAIAAALTSARQLRDDLMTRGEELSAHPLAQRVVEVAQRDAPADDPALLEDRHQLARTLVWADEHDAAISLHREVLTRRERTLGADSPDTLRSAHELFFGLYYLGDWPAAERTIRRAAEGRERVLGKGHPDTLHSRGLLAEVLCRMGDEEENVRISEEICEVSERVLGTEHPITISSTLTRAFVLDEVGRPADAEGPARRALEACRRVHGEQHWLAMASANRLAMVLRGLGQCEEAQRLAEEVLGVRQAMLGDEHHHTLLIRIELVRIAHAAGRAEEAVALGRATLEACRRVLGEDHQETIDCLAALRAAEGAAR encoded by the coding sequence ATGTCGGAGCAGCATCCTCGCGGGAATATCGGGGCTCCCGAAGCCGTGGCCCACGGTCACGGGAGGGTATTCCAAGCAGACGGAGATCAGCACATCACTGAGCATCACCACCACTACGGCGGTGATGCGACGGGCCAGCCCTTCCCGCAGCAGCCTCCGGGAGCCAGGGAAGCGGGACCGGACTCGATTCGGGTGCCCCTGGCGGCACCGAAGCCGGTCGTCGTACGGGATCGGGACGAGGCCAAGGCGAAACTTGTGTCCGCCGTGACGACTCGGGACGGTGCACGAATCCATGTGCTGCACGGAATGGGCGGATGCGGCAAGACCACTCTGGCGCGATTCGTTTTCGACGAGACGGTCAGCGGTCGTGCCGTTGAGGGATTCTGGGTGAGTGCCGCCAGCCGTTCCGCACTGCGTGCGGGCATGCTGTCCGTCGCCGCCGAGCGAGGTGCCACCACTGCGGAACTCGACGCGGTCCATCGAGGGCATCGGCCGGCCGCGGACCTGGTCTGGGGGTACCTGGATCGGCCGGGCACGCCGTGGATACTCGTGATGGACAACGCCGATGACCCCACCTTCCTTGACGGCGGATGGCTCAGGTCCAGCCGGCACGGGACCGTCCTGGTGACAACACGGCAGGCGCAGTCGCCGGTTTGGACGGACGCCGAACTCCACCACATCGGTCTCCTGCCGCCGCAGGATGCGGCCCTGGTGCTGAGTGACCTTGCGCCCGCCACAGGGAGCGACAAGGACGCACTGGAGCTGGCGCAGGCAGTGGGCCGCCTCCCGCTGGCTCTCACGCTCGTCGGGTCGCAGCTTTCCGATCAGCTGCTGGAGGCGGTGACGATGGCCGACTTCCGTCGTCGGCTCGCGCATCAACCGAGTGTGCAGATCGATAACGGGAGCGTCCCCTGGGACTCCGATATGCGGCGGACCCTCGGTAGCACCTGGCAGCTCTCACTCGATGCGCTGGCGGAGCGCGGGCTGCCGGATGCCGGCACGCTCATGCGTGTGTTCAGCTGCTTCGCCCCTGACCCACTGCCCATCAGCCTGATCCGGCCGGGCGAGTTGGAGGCCGCCGGGCTGGGAAGGCTCCAACCGCCGCTTTCCAGCAGCCGAGTTGCTGTATGCCTGCGAGGGCTCATCGGCCAGGCCTTGGTCCTGGTCGAGGACTACCCCGGCCAGGGTGGTGAACCGCCCACTCGTATCGTGCAGCTCCACGCGCTGGTGCTCGACACGGTCTTCGGGGGCATCCCCGCGCGTATGCGTGCACCCCTGTTGGTTGCGGCTGCCTCTCTCTTCCTCCGGGCTCGCCCGGAGGAAGTCCCCACACCTGCTGGAGATCGCATGCGAAACATGATGGCCCCGCACGCTGTCCAATTACTTCGGAACGCGGAAGCGGAAGGCGGCGAACAGGCCATTGCCGCCGCTTTGACGTCGGCCCGACAGCTCCGCGACGACTTGATGACCCGAGGTGAGGAGCTAAGTGCTCATCCGCTGGCGCAACGTGTGGTCGAAGTGGCCCAGCGGGATGCGCCGGCAGACGACCCGGCTCTCCTCGAGGACCGGCATCAGCTCGCCCGGACTCTTGTCTGGGCCGATGAACACGATGCTGCGATCTCCTTGCACCGTGAGGTGCTGACACGGCGCGAGCGCACTTTGGGCGCCGATTCCCCGGACACCCTGCGCAGCGCGCATGAGCTGTTTTTCGGCCTCTACTACCTGGGGGATTGGCCGGCTGCCGAGCGGACGATCCGCCGAGCCGCGGAAGGGCGCGAGCGGGTATTGGGCAAGGGGCACCCCGACACCTTGCACAGCCGCGGCCTTCTGGCGGAGGTGTTGTGCCGCATGGGAGATGAGGAGGAGAACGTCCGGATCTCCGAAGAGATCTGTGAGGTCAGCGAAAGGGTGCTGGGAACGGAGCATCCCATCACCATCAGCAGCACCCTCACCAGGGCATTTGTGCTCGACGAAGTGGGCAGGCCGGCGGATGCCGAGGGCCCGGCCCGCCGCGCTCTGGAGGCCTGCAGGCGGGTGCACGGTGAGCAGCACTGGCTCGCGATGGCCAGCGCAAACCGGCTCGCCATGGTCCTTCGGGGCCTTGGCCAGTGCGAGGAAGCCCAGAGGCTGGCAGAGGAAGTCCTCGGCGTTCGGCAAGCGATGCTCGGAGATGAGCACCACCACACGCTGCTCATCCGTATCGAACTCGTGCGTATCGCGCATGCCGCCGGGCGTGCGGAAGAGGCGGTCGCACTGGGGAGGGCGACGCTCGAAGCCTGCCGGCGTGTGCTCGGCGAGGATCACCAGGAGACGATCGACTGTCTCGCCGCGTTGCGGGCGGCTGAGGGCGCCGCACGGTAG
- a CDS encoding aminotransferase-like domain-containing protein, whose translation MSDAILAHAATAVPELAARVARTRSSPVRDILALTARPEVISFAGGLPAPELFDAAGIAAAFQHVLTEAPMRALQYSTSEGDPALRAAVAARTTARGLPTDADDLVMTTGSQQGLTLLATALLEPGDVVLVEDPCYLAALQIFSFTGARVVPVPTDDEGLDPAALDEITARERPKLLYLVPTFQNPTGRTLSAERRAAVAEVAARRGLWIAEDDPYSELRFEGEPVPWVASFPGAEDRTALLGSFSKVMAPGMRLGSLRAPAALRRACVIAKQAADLHTSTIDQAAAARYLAVADLDAHLRRVRDAYRERRDALVDGLPATLPEGSRWNRPEGGMFVWATLPEGYDATALLPEVVRHDVAYVPGAPFFAGPPDATAVRLSFVTHSPEEIREGLGRLEKALEGARRDG comes from the coding sequence ATGTCGGACGCGATCCTTGCCCACGCAGCCACCGCCGTCCCGGAGCTTGCCGCGCGGGTGGCGCGGACCCGGAGCTCGCCGGTACGCGACATCCTGGCGCTCACGGCCCGTCCCGAGGTCATCTCCTTCGCCGGTGGGCTGCCCGCGCCCGAGCTGTTCGATGCGGCGGGCATAGCGGCCGCCTTCCAGCATGTGCTGACCGAGGCCCCGATGCGGGCCCTGCAGTACTCCACCAGCGAGGGTGATCCGGCGCTGCGTGCGGCCGTCGCGGCGCGTACGACCGCGCGCGGGCTGCCCACCGATGCCGATGACCTGGTGATGACCACCGGCTCCCAGCAGGGCCTGACGCTGCTGGCCACGGCTCTGCTGGAGCCGGGTGACGTGGTGCTGGTCGAGGACCCCTGCTACCTGGCGGCGCTCCAGATCTTCTCCTTCACCGGTGCGCGGGTGGTGCCGGTGCCGACCGATGACGAGGGCCTGGACCCGGCCGCGCTGGACGAGATCACCGCGCGCGAGCGGCCCAAGCTGCTCTACCTCGTGCCGACCTTCCAGAATCCGACCGGCCGCACGCTGTCCGCCGAGCGCCGGGCAGCGGTCGCCGAGGTCGCCGCCCGGCGCGGGCTGTGGATCGCCGAGGACGACCCGTACAGCGAACTGCGTTTCGAGGGCGAGCCGGTGCCGTGGGTCGCGTCGTTCCCCGGAGCGGAGGACCGTACGGCGCTGCTCGGCTCGTTCTCCAAGGTGATGGCGCCCGGAATGCGGCTGGGCTCGCTGCGCGCGCCGGCCGCGTTGCGGCGCGCCTGTGTCATCGCCAAGCAGGCCGCCGATCTGCACACCTCGACCATCGACCAGGCCGCCGCGGCACGCTACTTGGCGGTCGCGGACCTGGACGCACACCTGCGGCGGGTGCGCGACGCCTATCGCGAGCGGCGGGACGCGCTGGTCGACGGGCTGCCCGCGACGCTGCCCGAGGGTTCGCGGTGGAACCGTCCCGAGGGCGGCATGTTCGTGTGGGCGACGCTGCCCGAGGGGTACGACGCGACGGCGCTGCTGCCCGAGGTGGTGCGGCATGACGTCGCCTACGTCCCCGGGGCGCCGTTCTTCGCCGGGCCGCCGGACGCCACGGCCGTCCGGCTGTCGTTCGTGACGCACTCCCCGGAGGAGATCCGCGAGGGTCTGGGGCGCCTGGAGAAGGCGCTGGAGGGCGCGCGACGGGACGGCTGA
- a CDS encoding SDR family oxidoreductase, with product MLLRNKTVIVSGVGAGLGRQVAAACVRDGASVVLGARTEANLAESAAQADPSGTRTAWRATDISDEAQCEALAALAVERFGGIDAVIHVAALDSLFGGLRDADFDSWRGVVDVNLFGTLRMTRACLPSLVARGGGSVVMIGTQSSVAAPSQVRQAAYAASKGALVSAMYSLARELGPDRIRVNTVQPGWMWGPPVEAYVRFQAHSEGVPESEVLARLTERMALPELATDADVAETAVFLASDRGRAITGQSLLVNAGELMR from the coding sequence ATGCTGCTGCGGAACAAGACCGTCATCGTCTCGGGCGTAGGGGCCGGGCTCGGCCGTCAGGTCGCGGCGGCCTGCGTACGGGACGGCGCCTCGGTGGTGCTGGGCGCCCGTACGGAGGCGAATCTCGCCGAGTCGGCCGCGCAGGCCGACCCTTCGGGGACACGTACGGCCTGGCGGGCGACCGATATCAGCGACGAGGCACAGTGCGAGGCACTGGCCGCACTGGCCGTGGAGCGGTTCGGCGGCATCGACGCGGTGATCCATGTCGCCGCGCTGGACTCGCTGTTCGGGGGCCTGCGGGACGCCGACTTCGACTCCTGGCGCGGTGTCGTGGACGTCAACCTCTTCGGCACGCTGCGGATGACCCGCGCCTGCCTGCCCTCGCTCGTGGCGCGCGGCGGCGGATCCGTCGTGATGATCGGCACCCAGTCGTCGGTCGCCGCGCCCTCGCAGGTGCGACAGGCGGCGTACGCGGCGTCCAAGGGCGCGCTGGTCTCGGCGATGTATTCGCTGGCACGCGAGCTGGGGCCGGACCGGATACGGGTCAACACCGTGCAGCCCGGCTGGATGTGGGGGCCGCCGGTGGAGGCGTATGTGCGGTTCCAGGCGCACAGCGAAGGCGTCCCGGAGTCCGAGGTGCTGGCCCGCCTCACGGAGCGGATGGCGCTGCCCGAGCTGGCGACGGACGCGGATGTGGCCGAGACCGCGGTCTTTCTGGCCTCGGACCGGGGGCGTGCCATCACGGGCCAGTCGCTGCTGGTCAACGCCGGAGAGCTGATGCGGTAG